In a single window of the Gloeocapsa sp. DLM2.Bin57 genome:
- a CDS encoding ribonucleotide-diphosphate reductase subunit beta — MHINPIFNPEGDDAIENRSIWFGNTTNLMQLNDVRYTWAIGLYQQMRENFWIPQKLDITQDVTDYTNLTPEERYAYDGILSYLTFLDSVQTCNIPHLKNSITAPEISLCMAEQLSQEGMHNQSYQYIIETIIPSERRSDVYDFWRQDKVLADRCEFIAKLYQQYVDNPSAENYFISLLADYLLEGLYFYNGFIYFYNLASRMLMPGSADIFKMINRDELSHVRLYQRIIPEAMNTFTHSREQIYEMFDLAVKHECRWTNHIVGNNILGITEESTEQYTKYLANIRLRSIGLNPLYPEEKYTKSPYSHLERFSDTKKEAFTKANFFESSVTSYVMSSGVTGWDEI; from the coding sequence ATGCACATCAACCCTATCTTTAATCCAGAAGGGGATGACGCAATTGAAAATCGTTCGATTTGGTTCGGTAATACCACTAATTTAATGCAATTAAACGATGTTAGATACACCTGGGCGATCGGTTTGTATCAACAAATGCGTGAGAATTTTTGGATACCACAAAAACTGGATATTACCCAGGATGTGACTGATTATACTAATCTTACTCCTGAAGAGAGATACGCCTACGATGGGATTTTGTCTTATCTAACTTTTTTGGATTCTGTCCAAACCTGCAATATACCTCACCTTAAAAATAGTATAACAGCACCTGAAATCAGTCTGTGTATGGCTGAACAGCTTTCTCAAGAAGGGATGCACAATCAGTCTTACCAATATATTATTGAGACGATTATTCCTAGTGAGAGAAGAAGTGATGTCTATGATTTTTGGCGTCAAGACAAAGTTTTAGCCGATCGCTGTGAATTCATCGCTAAATTGTATCAACAATACGTGGATAACCCTAGTGCTGAAAATTACTTCATTTCTTTGTTAGCTGATTATTTGCTCGAAGGGTTATATTTTTATAACGGGTTTATTTATTTTTATAATTTAGCCTCACGGATGTTGATGCCAGGTTCAGCTGATATCTTCAAGATGATCAACAGAGACGAATTAAGTCACGTCAGACTCTATCAGCGCATTATCCCCGAAGCGATGAATACTTTTACTCACTCTCGGGAACAAATTTACGAAATGTTTGATTTAGCGGTTAAACATGAGTGTCGCTGGACTAACCACATTGTGGGTAATAATATTCTTGGTATCACAGAAGAAAGTACAGAACAATATACTAAGTATCTCGCTAATATCAGATTACGCTCAATTGGTTTAAATCCTCTCTATCCTGAAGAAAAGTACACCAAGAGTCCCTATAGTCATCTAGAACGCTTTTCTGACACTAAAAAAGAAGCCTTTACCAAAGCTAACTTTTTTGAATCTAGTGTTACCAGTTACGTTATGTCCTCTGGTGTCACAGGCTGGGACGAAATTTAA
- a CDS encoding cobalamin-binding protein, with protein MKQEQSLRIISLLPSATEILAALNLTSAMVGRSHECDYPPEIIDLPICTGAKLSTNQSSAEIDTEVQKLLQTALSIYEINIEVIKQLKPTHIVTQDQCDVCAVTFADVTKAVATLAEPQPEIISLQPHTLADVWGDITRVGTKLGIDPQPTLSKIQQRVEEYQQHSQRLLAKPRVATLEWLDPLMGSGNWIPELVELAGGEDIFGTKGKPSVYLSWQDLLTADPDVIIVMCCGFDLQRTKAEITAIMDINPNWQKLRAVNSDRLYITDGNAYFNRPGPRLVESIEILAEILHPDWFKLKHREIAWKRLN; from the coding sequence ATGAAACAAGAACAATCTTTACGCATAATATCTTTATTACCTAGTGCTACAGAAATTTTGGCAGCCTTAAATCTAACCTCCGCGATGGTGGGACGTAGTCACGAGTGCGATTATCCACCCGAAATTATCGATTTACCGATTTGTACAGGCGCAAAACTCAGTACTAATCAATCTAGTGCTGAAATTGATACAGAAGTCCAAAAATTGTTACAAACAGCTTTAAGTATTTATGAAATCAATATTGAGGTTATTAAACAGTTAAAACCTACTCATATTGTTACTCAGGATCAATGCGATGTTTGTGCGGTTACTTTTGCTGATGTTACTAAAGCAGTAGCTACTTTAGCTGAACCTCAACCCGAAATTATCTCTCTACAACCTCATACCCTTGCTGATGTGTGGGGAGATATTACCCGTGTTGGCACAAAATTAGGTATTGACCCCCAACCTACCTTAAGTAAAATACAACAACGAGTAGAAGAATATCAACAACATAGCCAACGGTTATTAGCAAAACCACGAGTAGCAACCTTAGAATGGCTAGATCCACTGATGGGAAGTGGTAATTGGATACCCGAACTAGTAGAATTAGCAGGAGGAGAGGATATATTCGGTACAAAAGGTAAACCATCGGTGTATTTATCTTGGCAAGACTTACTAACAGCAGATCCTGATGTGATTATTGTCATGTGTTGCGGGTTTGATTTGCAGAGAACAAAAGCAGAAATAACCGCAATCATGGATATTAACCCTAATTGGCAAAAATTACGTGCAGTTAACAGCGATCGCTTGTATATAACCGATGGTAATGCTTATTTCAATCGTCCTGGACCTCGTTTAGTAGAATCGATAGAAATTCTCGCAGAAATACTCCATCCCGATTGGTTTAAGCTAAAACATCGAGAAATAGCCTGGAAACGGTTAAATTAA
- a CDS encoding ATP-binding cassette domain-containing protein, which translates to MTAHFWSRSIRENFYLASPLVTFEEIVNACKIAEAHEFINDLPQKYDAVLGEFGANISGGERQRIAVARAIVNNPPILILDESTASLDPISEAQLLDKLLSYRQDKTTILISHRPTVVQRADYIIYLESGKIKQQGSLAELSKIEGKHLDFLT; encoded by the coding sequence TTGACAGCGCATTTTTGGAGTCGCTCTATCCGAGAAAATTTTTATTTAGCATCACCTTTGGTTACTTTTGAAGAAATAGTTAACGCTTGTAAAATAGCAGAAGCCCACGAATTTATCAACGATTTACCACAAAAATACGATGCGGTTTTAGGGGAATTTGGGGCAAATATATCAGGAGGTGAAAGACAACGCATTGCAGTGGCGAGGGCGATTGTCAATAATCCTCCTATTTTAATTTTAGATGAATCCACCGCCAGTTTAGATCCCATTAGTGAAGCTCAATTGCTAGATAAATTATTGAGCTATCGTCAAGATAAAACAACAATTTTAATCAGTCATCGCCCAACGGTAGTACAAAGAGCAGACTATATTATTTATTTGGAATCAGGGAAGATTAAACAACAGGGTAGTTTGGCAGAATTAAGCAAGATAGAGGGCAAACATTTAGATTTTTTAACCTGA
- a CDS encoding Fis family transcriptional regulator produces MNNQHLGSNFDDFLAEEGLLTEVEAVAIKRVIAYQIEQEISKKGWTKTDMAKKMNTSRSSLDRLLDPENSSINLQTIIKATSILGKKLKIELV; encoded by the coding sequence ATGAATAATCAGCATTTAGGTAGTAATTTTGATGATTTTTTAGCAGAGGAAGGTTTATTGACAGAGGTGGAAGCAGTTGCTATTAAGAGGGTAATTGCTTATCAAATTGAACAAGAAATAAGTAAAAAAGGATGGACAAAAACAGATATGGCAAAGAAAATGAATACTAGCCGTTCATCTTTAGATCGTTTATTAGATCCTGAAAACTCCTCTATTAATCTGCAAACTATTATCAAGGCAACATCTATTTTAGGAAAAAAATTAAAGATAGAATTAGTTTAA
- a CDS encoding type II toxin-antitoxin system RelE/ParE family toxin: MNYDITIKKAAAKALSVLPNEDYQKVRDAIRALAENPRPSGCLKLTGREGWRIRIGVYRVIYKINDQDKKVVVLALGHRRDIYR; the protein is encoded by the coding sequence ATAAATTACGATATTACTATTAAAAAAGCTGCGGCTAAAGCTTTAAGCGTTCTCCCGAATGAAGATTATCAAAAAGTTCGGGATGCTATTCGGGCACTCGCCGAAAACCCCAGACCTTCAGGATGTTTGAAATTAACAGGACGAGAAGGTTGGCGTATTCGGATAGGAGTTTATCGGGTTATCTATAAGATCAATGATCAAGACAAAAAAGTAGTTGTCCTTGCTCTTGGACACCGACGCGATATTTATAGGTAA